A section of the Agrobacterium tumefaciens genome encodes:
- the era gene encoding GTPase Era: MDTMTDHENHAPTGEDNALPTRSGFVALIGPTNAGKSTLVNRLVGAKVSIVSHKVQTTRAVMRGIAIHDNAQIVFMDTPGIFKPRRRLDRAMVTSAWGGAKDADLILLLIDSERGLKGDAETILEGLKDVPQKKILCLNKIDQVKREDLLKLAAAANETVAFDRTFMISATNGSGCEDLMNYLATKLPEGPWYYPEDQISDLPMRQLAAEITREKLFLRLHQELPYASHVETEKWEERKDGSVRIEQVIYVERDSQKKIALGKNGDAIKAISTASRKELSEILEQPVHLFLFVKVRENWGDDPERFREMGLEFPRG; this comes from the coding sequence CTCATTGGTCCAACCAATGCCGGCAAGTCGACGCTGGTCAACCGGCTGGTGGGCGCCAAGGTCTCGATCGTTAGCCACAAGGTGCAGACGACGCGTGCGGTCATGCGCGGCATCGCCATTCACGACAACGCCCAGATCGTGTTCATGGACACCCCCGGTATCTTCAAACCGCGCCGCCGGCTGGACCGCGCCATGGTCACCTCCGCCTGGGGCGGCGCGAAGGATGCCGATCTCATCCTGCTGCTGATCGACAGCGAACGCGGGCTGAAGGGCGATGCGGAGACCATTCTCGAAGGTCTGAAGGATGTCCCGCAGAAAAAAATCCTCTGTCTCAACAAGATCGACCAGGTGAAGCGCGAAGATCTCCTCAAGCTTGCTGCCGCGGCCAACGAGACGGTTGCCTTCGACCGCACCTTCATGATCTCGGCGACCAACGGTTCGGGCTGTGAAGACCTGATGAACTATCTCGCCACCAAGTTGCCGGAAGGGCCATGGTATTATCCGGAAGATCAGATTTCCGACCTGCCGATGCGCCAGCTCGCCGCCGAAATCACCCGCGAGAAGCTCTTTCTGCGCCTGCATCAGGAACTGCCCTACGCTTCGCATGTCGAGACGGAGAAGTGGGAAGAGCGCAAGGACGGCTCGGTGCGCATCGAGCAGGTGATCTATGTCGAGCGCGACAGCCAGAAGAAGATCGCGCTTGGCAAGAACGGCGATGCGATCAAGGCCATCTCCACCGCCTCGCGCAAGGAGCTGTCTGAAATTCTCGAGCAGCCGGTTCACCTCTTCCTGTTCGTGAAAGTGCGCGAGAACTGGGGCGATGATCCCGAGCGTTTCCGCGAGATGGGCCTGGAATTCCCGCGCGGCTGA